TTTACTTTCTGCTCCTTTACTTCTTCTATGCCGTGCATTTCAAGCCCTAAAAGTTCGGTGTATATTTTCGATGCTTCTTCTATACTTTTCACGGCTACCCCTATGTGGTCTATTTTGAGTATTTTCATAACTCTCCATCCTCCTTAAGTATTTTTTTAGTGAGTTTTTCCAAAGCTGTATAAGGATCTAATCTCTTGCATACAATATCCTCCAAAAGCAATTCTATTACATCCGCGTTTTGTTTGAATATCAATTTACTAATATGGTCCCTTACGAGTTCTTTAAATTCCTGCTTTACCTTCTCTTTCCTCTTTTGCTCCAATTTTCCGCTTTTTCTCATATAGTCTATGTGGTCGTCGATCTTCGCTTCCAGGAGGTCTATCCCGTCGCCCGTAGTGGCAACCGTCTTTACTATGGGAGGCCTGAAGTCGAATTCCCTTTGGGAAAGTTCCAGCATCATTTCAATTTCTGTGACTAGCCTGTCGGCCCCTTCCTTATCGGATTTGTTTACCGCAAATATGTCGGCAATTTCCATTATCCCTGCTTTTATAGCCTGCACATCATCTCCAAGGCCGGGTACCAACACCAGTACTACTGTGTCGGCAATTTTTACTATGTCAATTTCCGTCTGGCCAACGCCTACCGTTTCGATAACTATGTAGTCCATGCCGAACGCATCCAAGACTTTTACGGCGTCGTATGCAGCGGTTGCTATTCCGCCCAAAGACCCCCTGCTGCCCATACTCCTTATGAATACTCCTTCATCCAATGTCAGATCGTTCATTCTTATCCTGTCGCCCAGCAATGCCCCGCCGGTGAAGGGGCTGGTGGGGTCCACCGCTATTACACCCACCGTTTTGCCCCTCGACCTCATCTTTTTGACAAGTTCGTTGACAAGACTGCTCTTCCCGGCACCGGGAGGCCCTGTTATACCTATGACGTAGGAGTTACCCGTGTATTTGTAGAGTTCTTTGATGGCTTCTTTCGCAGCGGCATCCTTGCGTTCAATGAGCGTTATTAACCTTGCTGCAGCCCTTTTATCTTTGCTCAGTATCCCTTGAACCAGGTCCAAATTTCACACCCCTATTTCTTTACATTGTTTTTTATGAAGTCTATTATTTGCGATATCGGCGTGCCCGGGGTGAATATTTCCGCTATGCCGCATTCTTTGAGGAATGGTATGTCTTCGTAGGGAATTACTCCTCCGCCCACTACGAGAACATCC
This genomic interval from Caldanaerovirga acetigignens contains the following:
- a CDS encoding VOC family protein, translated to MKILKIDHIGVAVKSIEEASKIYTELLGLEMHGIEEVKEQKV
- the meaB gene encoding methylmalonyl Co-A mutase-associated GTPase MeaB; translation: MDLVQGILSKDKRAAARLITLIERKDAAAKEAIKELYKYTGNSYVIGITGPPGAGKSSLVNELVKKMRSRGKTVGVIAVDPTSPFTGGALLGDRIRMNDLTLDEGVFIRSMGSRGSLGGIATAAYDAVKVLDAFGMDYIVIETVGVGQTEIDIVKIADTVVLVLVPGLGDDVQAIKAGIMEIADIFAVNKSDKEGADRLVTEIEMMLELSQREFDFRPPIVKTVATTGDGIDLLEAKIDDHIDYMRKSGKLEQKRKEKVKQEFKELVRDHISKLIFKQNADVIELLLEDIVCKRLDPYTALEKLTKKILKEDGEL